Below is a genomic region from Kogia breviceps isolate mKogBre1 chromosome 16, mKogBre1 haplotype 1, whole genome shotgun sequence.
GTTGGATCGTAAGGTAAACGCATGTCAAACTTTGCCTTCTTCTGTAGCTATACACTTTTTGTATTAgtaccagcagtgtaggagagcGTTCCGGTTCCTCGGCGAAACCTTGGTAATTCATCATTTTAGTGGCTGCATAGTGAGTGGTATTTCATTATGAGcagagattgaacccagaccacagcagtgaaagccagggaactccctcattgtgattttaactgcatccttttttaaaaaaattttttggccatgcagcctggcacgtgggatcttagcgcCCCCTGCGTTAGAAGGgttgagtcttaaccactgggccggcAGGGAAGTTCCTGCATCTTCCTGATGACCAGTGACGTTAGGCATCATTCCATGTGCTTGTCTTCAGTTCCTATATCTTCTTTGTGAAGTGCAATTTTCTtgcacatttaaataattttgtcagAGTTCTTACGTACTCTAGATAAAAGTCCTTTACGcaaatgttttgcaaatattttctttaactctGTAGCTTACTTTGTAGTTTTCTAAAgagtcttttgaagagcaaaaagtTCTTTAATGAAATCCAgtgtattgtttcttttttagttcCTGTTGTCTCCTGTTTAAGAAATCactaagattttctcctgtgttttcttctagaagttttatagtttgggTTCTTTCGTTTAGGTCTAGTTCTATTTTGAGGTTTACTTTGGTTtgttttgtgaggttttttttgttcaAGGGGTGAGGTAAGGGTCACGGTTAAtattttgtatgtggatatccagaCGTCCCGGCACAATTTGCTGGAAAGATCATTCCTCTCATCCATCAGGTTGTATTAGAAACTTTGTAGAAAATCAATTGGCCACAGACGATTGAATATATTTCTGGAATCTCTATTGtattccagtgatttttttttttttttgtctttccttacACCAgcactacactgtcttgattactgtggctttataatatatcttgaaatcaggtagtgtaagtcctccaactttttgtttcaaaattgtttgcctcgggcttccctggtggcgcactggttgcgagtccgcctgccgatgcaggggacacgggttcgtaccccggtccgggaagatcccacatgccgcggagtggctgggcccgtgagccatggctgctgggcctgcgcgtccggggcctgtgctccgcaacggtagaggccacacagtgagaggcccgcgtaccaccacaacaaaaaaagtGTCTTTAAACGATACCTGTCTTGGAATGGGTGAGTCTGGAGATTAGAGCAGAATTACCAAATTGGAAAACCTCACCATCTCAGCCTATTGAGATCTTCCACAGTTTCATTTTAGtcgctttgtttttttaaccacTCCCACTTTTAAAGATACTGAAATTCACATATCGTAAAATTAAGTGAACAGTTCAGTCAGTGGCAttaatacattcacagtgttgtacaaccatcacctccacttagttccaaaacatttccatcattccaaaGTAAAGCCCCTTACCTGTTAAGTGGTCTCTCCCCATTCCCCTCAAACCCCAGTCCCTGGCAGCCCACAAACTGTGttatgtctctatggatttatctattctgtaatttatttatttatttcttcggggctgcattgggtctttgtttctgctcacgggctttctctagttgcagcgagcaagggcTATTCTTcagttgccgtgcgcgggcttctcattgtggtggcttctcttgttgcagaccacggtctctaggtacatgggcttcagtagctgtggcacgagggctcagtagttgtggcgcacaggcctagttgctccgcggcatgtgggatcttcccggaccagggattgaacccatgtccccagcattggcaggaggattcttaactactgcaccaccagggaagtcccttgagtcACTTTTTACCTGTTCTATTTTGTTAAACTGTTCTCCGTTGTTTAATGGGAATCCCTGGTTACCCAACCTGTCTGATGAAACTTTAGTAAATAATCAACAATATTCACAGTAGTATCTAAACAGCAGTGATGTCTTAGGGATGGTGATGGGTGCTGGTTGGCTGTTGGTCCTCCCAGAGTTAGCCTTAAGTGTAGGCAAAGTTACACTAAAAATGGGACAtttcatcaagaaaagaaaactacagactatcCCAAATTAACTTCCCAAACTAATTTAGCAAGATGCTAGAATAAAATGCTGATGGAAAAAGCAGGGAAAGATGGGAAACACTGACCACAGTTGAGAACCATCTGTGGAGGCCCTCACACATGGGCAGGGAAGATAGAAGTTGCATCTTGTCATCTCTGTCTACACGTTTAAAACCTGGCTGAAACAGTCTAGCTAAAGCTAAACCTAGCTTCAGTGATCAGAAAAGCCGAAAAATGGTATGACCCCTGTGCTTAAAACCAGAAAGGCACAGCCCATaactctccctctcttcccccccCGCACCACCCACAAAACCATCTAGCTCTGAGTTATTTCATTCTGTCTTATCCATTGGGTGTTTGTGAGGGTTTTATGAAGGTAATATTTTTAGATGAGGACTGAAAGATTATGGCAGCACACTTAAACGTACAAACACACAAAATGAATACAACAAATGCTGATTTTACCTTCAcaggattattttaaaaaggtcTATCCCCATTTTagccctttctcttcctctctttttctcatctgGTAATTGGGTAGTACAGAGGAAAGGAGACCCTAATTTCAGTTCCTCTTTGCAGTCTGTGCAAACGTGGACAAGTAACTTCTGAGCCTGTCaccttatctgtgaaacagaagatGATAACTTTCCACTTCAGAGCTGTGATGCCGCAATGAAGTAATATTTGTGAAAAGGAAATACACATGCTCTAGGTACAGTAGTGGGTGCTTATAATCCTCCTCCTCACTGAACACTCCAAACAGCActtttctcctctgccttcctcaatGCACTGTGAGCGTCTAAAGACGAGGGCTATCTGCTACTGGGCAGGGACTTAGCTGTCCGACTCCTCCCAAGTTGCCAAGTCCAGGACAAGAGCGCTGTTTATGTTTGAAAACCTAGGGATTCAGTCCCGAGAGGTCCTAACTGAACTGGGCAGTCTCCAGCCCAGCTCCTGCAGACACAGAGCAGGCCCCGCCCCTCTTCGCCCATTGGCCCATTCAATTCACGCCGGGCACCAATGGGAGGAGGCGGCGGCCGCGCAGTCTAAGGCCGAGCCCAGGGCGTAGTGCGGCAGTGTGCGGCCACGCTGGCTTGAGGGAGACTGCAGCGGTGGAGCTGGAGACGCGTCCCCCTGCCCGGAACTGCGATGAGCACCCCAGCCGTGCCCCAGGACCTGCAGCTGCCCCCGAGTCAGAGGGCCCAGTCCGCGTTCAGAGGTGAGGGCCGCGGTGCCGGGAGCGGCCGGGGCGGCCGCGGGGGGATGGCTCGGGCAGGGCCATCAGGGCCTTGGGTTCGCCGACCAGTTTCCGCCCAGTTCAGTTGTGCGAGAAGTCTGGACAGGGTTTGTGAAATGGACAATCGTAGTGGTGCCCGCTCCGTGGTGTTAGTGTGCGGGTTGAACGCGTCGCGTGCGGTCGCGACCCACTGGCGGCGGCGACGGGCTTTCGGTGAGAGGATCCGTTTAGCCGGGGGGTGGGGTCGGGTGGGGTCGGGTGGGGTCGGGGGAGTGTGCGAGGCTCCGGCAGGGACCCGCGTTGGGCACCAGGgcccgcgggggcggggccgcgtcAGTGCTGGGAGCTGACTGCGCCTGCGCAGGCGCTCCCTCCTCCTGAGTCGGGAGTTAATTTCTGGAGGGACGGGAGTGTTCAACTGATGCTTCAGATTTAACACAGTCGCCTTCGACTTTATAGAAATCTAGGATTAGCTGCGTCTTCAGAAATAATAGATATTTCTTGACCTACACGtgggaaaacaggaaagaaattctcacccaattctggtaaattagaacTTGGAGTCTGGTGTCTCATCTCTACCTGTTAGCTTCTTAAAACTTGGCTTTCAGGAGCTTTCACCTCTACCATTTAGCTTCTTAAAACTTGGCTTTCAGGAGCTGTATGTTGAAAATGATGTTCTCCAGACTTTTCATTTTCAGACAGTAGAGAATGTGATTCTTGTACAGAGTGGTTATGGGGACCAGTTATAGTAACAGTCATTTCAAAATGTGATTATTTCTCAAAGGCAGTACTGAACTGGGAAATTTTCTGTTACACATAAGATGTAATCTCAAGTAGAACATTTTTCGAACTTAAATCTTCATTTAGTCAGTATTTTATTTGATGTTGTTATTGCAGCTCATGTTGACCTGTAGCTCTTTTGTTATTTAGagcaaagaagacaaaaactCAAGGAGCGTctgttaaaaaggaaaactttttttgcATACAAACAGGAAAATCAGATATTATCCAGGTGAGGTCaaatttttttcacttcacaTCTGTCAAATTATATCAGAGCTATCCAGTAAAGATGTAATGTGAGCCacacatgtaatttaaaattttctagtagccccatttttaaagttttgttttttaaagatgaaacgaattttaataacattttatttaatccagtattttaatttgtatttctttatattagGTACTCTACTTATTGATATATTTTGTCTTGATGAATGCTTCATACCCTTCCCCAGGGTAGAAAATACTCAGATTCTGCTATGTTTAGGAGATAGAGCTGGCAGGACTTGGTGATGGATTAGATAtgggatgtaaaagaaaaaatagagttgAAGATGATCCTGAATGTTCCAGGATAAAGGAGGCTAAAGAGATATGACAACTAAATTCAGTACCTGACCCTTATATTGTATTTAATAGTGCAAGGGGAAatgctataaaggacattattaggTCAGTTTTCAACTAtgaacaatagattaaaatggttAATCAAGGTAAATTTATGAATTTGATAACTGTTCTGTGGTTATGGAAGAGAAAATTCCtatttttaggaaataaacatttaagtATTTAAGGGTAAAGAGGCATCATGTATGTAACGTAACTTGAAAGGTTCAGATAAAGTTGTGTATACTCCACACATAGACATGTTCAGAAAGAGTGCAAATGGTAATGCAAATgggataaaatgttaacaataggcAAATCTGGATAAAGAGTTTGAATTATTTATAGTTTTGCAACTTTATATAAGTTTGGCattgtttccaaataaaaatttttaaaaatgtttttactctATATTAATTAGTTGCTTTTCTttagaataaacattttctttcacaaATCCCAATTTTTTGTTTAAGACAAAAGATGATCCTAGactttttgtggtacgtgggcctctcactgttgtgtgacCAAGGAAGTCCGTACTTCCTTggtatggactttttttttttttttttttttaagtggtagagACCAGAGAGTAAGGACATCTGAAGGCCAGATCCAAGAAGAGACAAAAGTTCTGGAACTTAAGGCAAAAATGGTAAGATAAGGAATGGCCCTCCTAAATGTTCCCTTTCCCCTCATTCCTaaagaaggtttttttcctaAACTCTTTCTGAAAGATTTGTCTTTAACTGATTTGTCTTTAACTCTTTTAGGCTGATAAAGAGAATGTCGGTAGACCTACTGGGATCAAGAATAATATAACAATGGAAAAAAACTGTATTCCTTTAAAACCTTCTAATGAATTAACCAATTCAACTACAGCAGTTGATAAACCTAATTTTGAGGATAATAATCAAACTCTGCCATTGTTACCAATTAAAGATGACCCCCAAAGTCAACATATGACGTTAAGCCAAGCATTTCACcttaaaaacaacagtaaaaagaaacaaatgactaCAGAAAAACCCAAGCAAGATGCTAACATGCCCAAGAAACCTGTGCTTGGATCTTATCGTGGCCAAATTGTTCAGTCTAAGATTAATTCCTTTAGAAAACCTCTACAAGTCAAAGATGAGAGTTCTGCAACAACGAAGAAACTATCAGCTACTGTCTCAAAAGCCACAAAGTCTCAGCCTGTACACGCCAGCAGTGTAACAGTGAAAAGTGATAGAGCCTCACACATGACGACTGCCACTAAATTTGTGAGCACTACATCTCAGAGCAGTCAACTTGTGCGACCTTTTATTAGAAGTCACCACAGTAATAACCAGGACACCATGAAACAAGGCATCAGTAGAACGTCTGCTAGTGTTACAGTTCGGAAAGGGCCtcgagagaaagaattattacAGTTAAATACAGTTTCATCTATTATCAAAACCAGTTCTTCTcaggacataaaaagaaataagacactATCAAGAAGCATGACATCTGAAACGGTAGCCAGGCCTGCTTCGTCTTCTAATACTAAACTGATAGAAAAGTCAAAAAGCATTGACCAGCGCAGACATACCATGGTGAAAGCAGCTATTGATAGTAGATGGACTCAGCCCAGAGAAACTGCGGAGGAGAGAAAGTAAGTAGATGTAATTTTGTTAGCTTAATTTTTAGTAGGGTACCATTTGTGAATTTGGCTTATCATTTCCTTGAATGTATTAGAGCTTTTTGTACATGGATTCTCTTCAGTCATACGCAGATCAATTTAAGCAGATTTATATTGTGAAACAGTATGTCCTAAGTTATTGTGCTTGAGTGTGTTTAATTAGGTTGTTTTATGTAATCTAAGttaaaatgcttaataaaattgagaaatattttataacctCTCCATTTAAAACTGCATTCCTGGGGTCTTTGTGAGCATATCATTAACATTGATAggttctgtatttctttttcttccagctgGTGAACTATGTATATGCCACTAGTGTAGAATTACTTAAAgacctgaaatatttttttaactttcactcTATTTGGCAGAATTCTGTTATCAGTATCACAGTAATGTTTATACGCTGCTTTTAACTGTAGGGCTCGTCTGAGTGAGTGGAAAGCTGGCAAAGGAAGAATAATGAAAAGGCCTCCGAGCTCAGTGGTTACCCAGCCTGAGCCCGAAGCACAAAATGAAAAACCAGTTGGGTCCTTCTGGACTACCATGGCAGAAGAAGACGAACAACGATTGTTTACTGAAAAAGTAAACAAGACATTTTCTGAATGCCTAAACCTGATTAATGAGGTAGAGTCTTTATCTTACATTTGTGTAGTTTCTAGTTTCTCATTTGCAAATTAACCTCCATCAACATTATCTTGTTAAGTTATACTGCCAATCTTTTTTGACCAATTAATGTGTCAGCAGTGTTATGGAGACTTCCTGCTAATTGTGAGATTGTTTCTCTTTAGCCTTAAATGGACTACATTCTCACTGAGTTCACATAAATATATCAAATGGatacttagatttttttcagttgagTTGTAAATATTGTATTCCTCTAAGATGTTACCATAGAGTGGGCTGGGGGTGGATATTCACTCTGATACTTTTGTTTTTACATTCATTcaatatatttacaaatttttcTTCAGCTCATTCCTATACTTTATCAAAGACTAGCAACACAAATTATTATCACAGATTAAATTTGACTAAAATAGTTGCAAACAAAATCCCATTAATCTAAACCAATATCATCATGGCCTTGAACTGTAGAATTTTACGATTTGGACCAGAATTCCTATGTGTATGGTAATCAACTtcagagtgtttttttaaatttcctgacttctccttaattaaaaaaatatatatctacatgtatattttaatatgtataaaaatcaCCGTAATATATTATTTAACTGTCACTTATAGttgtgaatttctttttatacatctttattggagtataattgcttcacaatgttgtgttagtttctgctgtataacagagtgaatcagctatatgcacacatatatccccatatcccctccttcttgagcctccctcccaccctccctatcccacccctctaggtggtcacaaagcatggagctgatctccccgtcACTCACTAGTATCTAAGATCCATAGCCAGACTGAACATATAGAGTGTGATTTCAAACCTTCCTCTAGTCTTCATGAGCATCTTTCAACTTTTTGTGGTTCTGACAAACAGTGAAAATTATAGTCAGGGAAACTGATTCTCttcttatttctgctctgctggGGTTTTTTATTGATACTATGGAATTTTTCTGCCCTACTACTTAATTGTATATAGCCCTTAATTACATAAACCATTACAGATTCATTTTAATCTTACTATCAAAACTTTTTGACAAAGATAATTGAAGAAAAAACTTGCAAGCTATTCTCATAAGCGTTTGGtagatgcaaaaattttaaataaagtattaaCAAATAGAATCTCATAATATATAAGAGGATAAACATCAAGATCAAGTAGAGTTTTAGTCAtttttttactaatatttttctcaactagtatttcttttttcttctgtctctgaCTTTTGACTGATATGCTTCTTGCTAGCCATTCAGAACAAGTCTGGAGTAAGGAGTATAATGgtgaatattttatgaataattttctACCAGCCTTTTCTCTCTTTATCACTGACCTTGATTACAGTTACTTAATTGTTCGTAGTTTGTAGGCTAAATGACATCACTCACTTTATTTCTTGCTATTTTAGGGATGTCCAAAAGAAGAAGTATTGGTTACACTAAATGacctgattaaaaatattccagatGCCAAAAAACTTGTTAAATATTGGATATGCCTTGCACGTGTTGAACCACTTACGAGTCCTATTGAAAATATTATCGCAATCTATGAGAAGGCCATTCTGGCAGGAGCTCAGGTGAGATTAAAACTTACTGGTCTTTATTATTACAGTGTAAATAATTCAGAATTATTTTGGAACACATCACCGCATAACTTGATAAAATTGTGGTTATGTATGTGGCAGTGATGAATGTTTAAGTTTAAAGGCCACAAGGATTGCATATTATAAAGGCTGTTTCTCAACCTTCTAAAACTTGCTCACTTACTAGGGATAATCAGACCTTAGAAAATGGATATAAGCTGAAATGTGTATTTCAGGAAACGTGCTGTGAGAAATATTTTAGCACAGCATGTCGTTTTGCACATTCTCTAGTTGAGAAATCTACTGGGAAACtgaattttcaatattaaaatgtatttactgactagaaaggaaatggaattaaattaacttttaaaatgttagtaAGTTCTGATGGCTTTGTGAGAGAATTGAGTATATCTTTATGGACTCACATTTATATGCCGTATGTTTGGTCCAGAAAATGGCAATAAACTAATATCTCTGACATTATTACAACCATATTGGTTTGATATTATACCTGTCACCTCTTCCTCGTGTGCTGCTACCAAAAAAACCCTGGGTATAGAAAAAAATGGTATCTTGAGGTTTATTTTGATTTGATTGATTTTGTTATCTTTATGGGCAGATATTCCTAAAATGTATTTCCTTCTGACCAAGTTTCTCAGAAATGCATTCTTGGAAATTGTTTacaaagagtttttttaaaagcttttttagcTGTTTCTTAAGAAAGGTCTACATCCTTTAGTATCAGCAAAACCAGCAAATGCTATTCGACCTTTCACCTGAATCAAAAATCAAATATTCAGCAGATATTCTCTCTATGGCTATTATGTGTAAAACACTTTGTTGAAGGGTAATTGTATTTCACACAATCTCACCTGGAAGAGAATGTTAGGTCCCTACTACATTGAACCAGTGACAGTATAGCTAGGATGCAAAACTAGAGCCAGGTGTTCACAGAGAAAGCAGTAGTGTAAAGAGAAACATGTGAAACCAGAGCAGAAATTGGAAAACAGGGATCAAAATTAGCCAAGAAAATTAAAAGCCAGATGGGTGAGTAGGTCAGGACTAAGTTCTAGAATTAAGACTATGAGGCTGAGCTTCTCTTTtgtataatattttgaatatattgcaTTAGCAGGCATCGTGGTTCAAAGGAACATAGTAAGTACTTAAAATATCTGACATATAATGGATGCTTTACTAGACTGTtgaatttttgaataaatgaaatgttaGGCTGATCAACCTTGAACTCTTCAGAAATGCATTTAATAGCAtgtgaaacaaaaatataacCATGGACTTGGATGTAGgggaaaaggaataaactaaTATAAATTTAGAGAAACTTAATATAATCAGCTCTTTGATAGATATTAATAGTCTTAATTtgctatttgttcattcattttgttcCTATCAGGTAAGCAGTAATATTTACCATAGGCTTAAGAAAAATtatggggaaattttttaaactgatgaAATTCTATCCCTTAAGtccatttttatttggaaaagacaGTCATTTATTTCAATTTGAGTGGCAAAATAAGTGTTCTGAGAAAAATGGTCCAAGAACCATTGCTTtgttataaaatatgaaatttaatcactggttttaatattttcaacttGGACAACCTTAGTTAATGTCTGAGAATATAAAACTTATATGGATCtgctttcttcattaaaaaaaaattaagcctatTGAAGAGATGCGACACGCAATTGTTGACATTCTTACAATGAAGAGTCAAGAAAAAGTTAAATTTGGTAagttagtttcttttgttttcttcaagtgAATTGTGATTTAATtgaatttcttatctttttaaactttttaaatatttaagttgtttctttCCTCATACTTCTGTTGACATACCTCTGAAATTCATTGGCTTTACGtagtataaataatttttaattaggaGGTCTGGTTTGAAACCCAAATTTGTTATCATGTGTCTGTGAAAGTTACCTTACCTTTATAGGCCTTAATTTCCTGTCTTAAAAAtgaggcagggggcttccctggtggcgcagtggttgagaatccgcctgccgatgcaggggatacgggttcgtgccccggtccgggaagatcccacatgccgcggagcagctgggcctgtgagccatggctgctgagcctgcgggtccggagcctgtgctccgcaacgggagaggccacagcagtgagaggcatatttgaaagttgctgagagagtagatcttacaagtcctcatcacaagaaaaaaaatgtgtaactgtaTGGGGAGAGATGttttcatttcacaatatgttCTAGTCATCACTTCATgatacatacaaatatcaaatcatgttgtacacttgaaactaatataatgtatggcatttatacctcaatttaaaaaaaaaatttaaagtataacCTAATCCTGTGTCTTTGTGCTAAAGACAGCAAAgtagaaataagaattttatagAACCTTCTTCCTCATAATTCTCGCTGGCTCTAGAGatatttagaaagagaaaaacagtatttaaaactgattcagttattctaccttttttttcccttaatagaATGATACTAGTTAGTGGAATCTTTCCAGCTGGTAGAATATTTATCTttagatggaaaaagaaatgctttCCATAAACTCTTGGCTTtcgaaatatataattataaattctaGGCATAAAATCCATTTTACaagttaaaattatttgtaaacaGCAAGAAAACATCTTTGGGAAGTATAAGACAAATAATAAGAGAGAGAAGCACCACTTGGGTGTCTCTCAGATTCCTTAATCCCACAAATCCAAACTTGACTACATCATTTTTCCCTAGACCTTCTCCTTAGTTTGGTTCCCTATCTCAGTGACTGACATTGTCGAGTTCTCCAAGCCAGAAATCTTCGGGTTATATTTcactccttctctcttttcccactTTCCCACCCCTGTTTCCTAGCCAATCAAATTCGGTTTAACTTCCTAAGCATCTCTTAAAATCCGTCCACTTCTGTCCATCCTTACTCTCATTACTATAGTCATGATCACTGACAGCTCTTACGTGGACTACAGTGGTTTCCTTACTTCGTTTCCTGCTTCTCTACTCTGCCTCCAATCTGTTCTGCAGACTGCAGCCAAAACGCCCCATCACACAGCTGCTTAGATTCCTGACCCCAGCCTCGCTTGTCACTCCCTCCTCCGCAtccctaatttctttctttactttttttttttatttcctagaaGGGGCTGTACTATCTCTCTTGCCTCTGGGTCTCTCCAAGCCAGTCTTCTACTTTTCACCTAATTCGTATTTATCCCTTAGACCACAGTTCACCTGTCACTTCCTTGAGGTAGCCTTCCCTGATGTCCACCTTTCCTCTCAACCCAAGATGGTATGCCCTGTTTTGTGCTCGCTGGTTTTCTCTGTGCAGTATTGTATGCACTtgattgcttgtttgtttgtcttgtCTTTCAAATTCTAAACTCTGTTGTCAAGGACTGGGTCTGATCTTCCTCGCCACTGCAGCCCCAGTACTACTGCAAAAATATTGGTTGAATTAATGAATCGATATTCCCTCTCTCCTCACTTCCACTTATCCTCACTAAACCACATTCACTTTATCATGTAACTAAAGTCATCACTTAGTAAAAAtctgtatcaatttaaaaaaaggaaaaaaacctaataaTTTCCTAATAATCAAGTCTAAAGGTCTTTTCAGCTCAGTGGATTTACCAGGATGTCTCACAAGTATTTCACGTCTAACGTGTTTTATTTGGAACTCCTTGTCTTCCCTCGCTCCTTCCTCATACCACCATCTCTtcctcccaaaaaagaaaaaaaaaaagaaagaaaaaatcctcCTTTGTCATTAAAGACTCTGAAGCAAGAAATttgtgttttttggggttttttttgtggtacgcgggcctctcactgttgtggcctctcccgttgcagagcacaggctccggacgcgcaggctcagcggccatggctcacgggcccagccgctccacagcatgtgggatcttcccggaccaggatacga
It encodes:
- the CKAP2 gene encoding cytoskeleton-associated protein 2 — its product is MSTPAVPQDLQLPPSQRAQSAFREQRRQKLKERLLKRKTFFAYKQENQILSSGRDQRVRTSEGQIQEETKVLELKAKMADKENVGRPTGIKNNITMEKNCIPLKPSNELTNSTTAVDKPNFEDNNQTLPLLPIKDDPQSQHMTLSQAFHLKNNSKKKQMTTEKPKQDANMPKKPVLGSYRGQIVQSKINSFRKPLQVKDESSATTKKLSATVSKATKSQPVHASSVTVKSDRASHMTTATKFVSTTSQSSQLVRPFIRSHHSNNQDTMKQGISRTSASVTVRKGPREKELLQLNTVSSIIKTSSSQDIKRNKTLSRSMTSETVARPASSSNTKLIEKSKSIDQRRHTMVKAAIDSRWTQPRETAEERKARLSEWKAGKGRIMKRPPSSVVTQPEPEAQNEKPVGSFWTTMAEEDEQRLFTEKVNKTFSECLNLINEGCPKEEVLVTLNDLIKNIPDAKKLVKYWICLARVEPLTSPIENIIAIYEKAILAGAQPIEEMRHAIVDILTMKSQEKVKFGENIEEACATKEQIQEATIDDISVNLGSEKPEIENKHPRNVVFQGCEKEEDDKTKAPTSDVKTPNTETRAGCFIKYNVSTTPYLQSVKKKMQFDETNSAFKELKFLTPVRRSQRLQEKTSKLPDMLKDHYPCVSSLEQLTELGSEADAFVCRPNAALCRMYLETDTTEEK